In Oryza sativa Japonica Group chromosome 1, ASM3414082v1, the genomic stretch CCGCGGCTACACGGTCCGCGCCACCATCCGGGACACCTGTGAGCCACCCCCCCACCTCTTCCCGTCCAtctcgtccctcccccctctctcgccGTTTCTTGgactggatggatggattgttCCCATCCCCTTCCCCGTAACTATCGTCGTGATGatctttttgtttggttgagtTAAATCAGTTTGGTTTTTAGCGTTGGTACATCGCAACCAATTCTGTGCATCTGTTAGGTACACTAATCTATTTTGAATTTTCTATTGTTGAACATGATCGATTGAGATTTTGGGAGTTGTTGGGGTTTTGCCCCTGTTAGTCTGAAACCAAGAGGgtatttaatttgttctttACAGAAATAGAGAGATTTGTTTGAACTTAACTTGTGGTTCCCGGTTGATAAAATATGCGATGCTTATGTACTGTTTTATTTCAGCTGACCCAAAGAAAACACTACACCTGCGTGCCCTGGATGGAGCCAACGAAAGACTCCATTTGTTCGAAGCAAATCTGCTGGAAGAGGGCTCTTTCGATGCTGCGGTCAATGGTTGTGATTGTGTTTTCCATACGGCTTCTCCCTTTTACCACAATGTTAAAGATCCTAAGGTGAGCACTATAGCTGTTTGATGCAAAATCATAATTGCTGTATGTTACTGTAATAGATTGATCTGGACATATAAAAACGATCCTGATGTCacttatttttttccttcaagATGTATTGCAGTATGGAAGCAGCTTTATGCAGAATTTTAGTGCTTATAGGCAATTTTCTAAAGGAGTTCTCAGGATAATGATTATTCATGTATACTGAGCTTAAATATATGCAGTGTTAATAGGCAACAACTATCCGTTGTTATAGGTGCAGTAATATACTTCACTGTGCATTGCCCTTGGTATCCTTTTATTAATTATGCATTTGGTGCAgtactgtactgtactgtactgtactgtactgtGCACTGTTGTTGGTATCCTTTATTGATCGTGCATTTGGAttgcctttttttaattccaaggTTTCTCTTGGGAGTATTTGTGTAGGACTCATGCATATATCACTTATGTTCCATTTTATAATCTTTCACCCTGTATCTAATTCCTttaatttatgaaaaatataatcCAGATATTCCCTAGTTTTAACAACATTGAATATTTGAATGTTAGAACATGATTTACATTCATTTggctaactatttttttaacaagTGATCTCACATGTTGACTGAAGTTTCATAAGTAAACAGTattatcttgttttcttctatatatttacatttttcACGCTGATTTACtccttgttttttaaaaaaaacaggcTGAGTTACTTGACCCTGCAGTCAAAGGAACCCTTAATGTTCTAGGCTCCTGCAAGAAAGCTTCCATTAGAAGAGTTATCGTGACATCATCCATGGCTGCTGTTGCCTACAATGGGAAACCAAGAACTCCTGATGTAGTTGTTGATGAGACATGGTTTTCAGTTCCAGAGATTTGTGAAAAGCATCAGGTAATATGCCTTTATTGTGCCAGTTGTATGTTGGATGTATGGTATACATGGTGGAGTTACTAATGACGTGAATAAATGCCAGACACTCTGGCTGCTCTTTGTGTCTAGGACCTTACCTGTGTCCAAATGCCCTTGCTTTTGTCTATTCGCTTGCTGATCCGCTCTATTTTGTCATGCACCTGTTTGTGGGTTTGGAAGATGCTTTGGTTGTTTCCCATAGTTCCAGCCCAGATTGTTGGTAGATGCCTCCATATTTAGAAATTTGGCTCTGTTCGTTCTAGGGTgatctcgttttccgcgcgcacgcttttcaaactactaaacggtgcgttttttgcaaaaaatttctataggaaagttgctttaaaaaatcatattaatccatttttgaaatttaaaatagttaatacttaattaatcatgagctaatggctcacctcgttttgcgtatcttcccaatctcctcaatccccttctcctcaaacacacccttagtataGCAAACTCACTGTCATTTACTCTTGCACGCTGTGTATTTACATGCTCTATAAAAATCTACAGTTACGCCATTCTGCAATGGCCATTCATTGTCTTTTGCTACAAAATAGCAATACAGTCCATTGCCTAGTTAATATGAATACAACATAGTTTACTGTTAGGCCATTTTGCAATGGCCATTCATTGTCTTTTGCTACACAATAGCAATACAGCCCATTGCCTTGTTAATATGAATACAGCATAGTTTCTGGTGAATATTGAAGCAATATAGTTAACTCCTGCACTTGTCCATTATTAGTTTGATGGGAATATTAAGCTTAGTTACAGTTGCTACCTTCCAAAAGAATTCCATTTATTGATCTGACTCTTAAGTAAAATGAGAGGATTTGTTTGTTGTTTCACAGCAGTTCCTTTTAAATATCCTTTTTGAATTTCTGTACTTTCACCATACAAAGTTTCTGTTAAGgtattctaaaatatttttatttgaatgcTCATTCTGCTTCAGCAATGGTATGTTCTGTCCAAGACCCTAGCAGAGGAGGCTGCTTGGAAGTTTTCAAAAGATAATGGATTTGAAATAGTTACGGTGAACCCAGCAATGGTCATTGGTCCCCTGCTGCAGCCTTCACTGAATACTAGTGCTGAAGCAATTCTGAAGCTAATCAATGGTATGGGGTCAACACCTTAACTAACACA encodes the following:
- the LOC4323945 gene encoding phenylacetaldehyde reductase; the protein is MSSESEAAPGTGKLVCVTGASGYIASWLVRLLLARGYTVRATIRDTSDPKKTLHLRALDGANERLHLFEANLLEEGSFDAAVNGCDCVFHTASPFYHNVKDPKAELLDPAVKGTLNVLGSCKKASIRRVIVTSSMAAVAYNGKPRTPDVVVDETWFSVPEICEKHQQWYVLSKTLAEEAAWKFSKDNGFEIVTVNPAMVIGPLLQPSLNTSAEAILKLINGSSSTYPNFSFGWINVKDVALAHILAYEVPSANGRYCMVERVAHYSELVQIIREMYPNIPLPDKCADDKPSVPIYQVSKEKIKSLGLELTPLHTSIKETIESLKEKGFVTFDSSNL